GGTGTCACCAAAAGAGACGCCAGAAGAGTGGTCACAACAACGACTGAAAACAACTGAGTAATCTTTCCTTTCATTCATCTACCCGCCTTTCAATCTAGGCAACTGCCGCTGGCGCCACTCCCTACAGTCCCCACCCCTCCGCAAATTCGGCAATAGTTTCCTAGTTGCCATTATTTTACCCCCCCCTCCCCAAAGGTCAAGGTAATCCATATTACATTTTCGTCATATTTGAATTGTTTTGCCATATCATCAACTGCTTATCTTTTCCCGCTACAGGGGACACGATTGGTTTTGTGGCGATAATCCGACACAACGAAAAGTCCGCTTTGTCCGCTGCGGCCATTAAGTAGCTAGTAGTCTGGGATTAAGCATGCTCTTGACGAAGTCTACGCTACAGGTTTTTCTTTGACCACTACTCTTTCTGCTGCGATTGTGGCCCGAAAAGCCTCACTGGTGGTCGCCCAGTCCACAACGTCAACCTTGAAGGGGAGATTTGACTCGGCAAAAGCGTCGCACAGGTGCGCGTACTGTCTAAAACTTAAGGGATTGTCAGTTAGAACTGCCAAGTCGAGGTCGGAGTATGGCTTGGCAGGGCCTCTCGCGCGTGAGCCAAAGGCCCAAACCTCAAACTGCTGCAGGTGCAGTTCCATTATGGCCCGCACGATTTCCCAATGGTCAGGGGATATAGCAAGGGGTGGGCTAGACATTGCGAGCCACCAGCTCCTGCAGCAAAGCCTTAGCGTCGTCAAGGAATTTATGTGCGCCTTGGTAGACGAGCATAGCCTTGGCGTGGTCGTAGGTGTGCGAAGTGATGTTGCGCATGCTGCGATACTCAAACCAAGCCAGAACATCAGCAACAAGACCTTTTTCTGCTGCAGTGCGCAGCAACCCTCGATAGTCAGCAAAATCAACCTCAGTTGGCGAAGCGGCATCCATTTCTAGCCTGCGCCGCATCATTTTGATGCTCTGTTCGTAGGCAAACTCAAAATTTTGGATAACTCCAGCTATGATGGT
This sequence is a window from Bacillota bacterium. Protein-coding genes within it:
- a CDS encoding nucleotidyltransferase substrate binding protein — protein: MPSQLCRRKGSVKVKLNLTSLTNAIASLQAGTRIVSEGAWFSEQSEDVQNTIIAGVIQNFEFAYEQSIKMMRRRLEMDAASPTEVDFADYRGLLRTAAEKGLVADVLAWFEYRSMRNITSHTYDHAKAMLVYQGAHKFLDDAKALLQELVARNV
- a CDS encoding nucleotidyltransferase domain-containing protein, with translation MSSPPLAISPDHWEIVRAIMELHLQQFEVWAFGSRARGPAKPYSDLDLAVLTDNPLSFRQYAHLCDAFAESNLPFKVDVVDWATTSEAFRATIAAERVVVKEKPVA